The Amycolatopsis viridis genome window below encodes:
- a CDS encoding pyridoxamine 5'-phosphate oxidase family protein, whose protein sequence is MSRRDQIRMTGDEVLAFLAGEKVINVATVNPNGRPHLAPLWYVPRGEGVATWTYRKSQKVANLRRLPQATVLVESGDTYDRLRGVQFEADVEIVEDTPAVAAIGAALAERYGGGSLAADVVAAQAAKRVGLVFTPTKIVSWDHTKLGGVY, encoded by the coding sequence ATGTCCCGCCGCGACCAGATCAGGATGACCGGCGACGAGGTCCTCGCGTTCCTCGCCGGGGAGAAGGTCATCAACGTCGCCACCGTCAACCCCAACGGCCGCCCGCACCTCGCCCCGCTGTGGTACGTGCCGCGCGGCGAGGGTGTGGCGACCTGGACCTACCGCAAGTCCCAGAAGGTCGCCAACCTCCGCCGGCTGCCGCAGGCCACCGTGCTGGTCGAGAGCGGCGACACCTACGACCGGCTGCGCGGCGTCCAGTTCGAGGCCGACGTCGAGATCGTCGAGGACACCCCCGCCGTCGCGGCGATCGGCGCGGCCCTGGCCGAGCGCTACGGCGGCGGCTCGCTGGCCGCCGACGTCGTGGCTGCCCAGGCGGCCAAACGGGTCGGGCTGGTGTTCACGCCGACGAAGATCGTCAGCTGGGACCACACCAAGCTCGGCGGCGTCTACTGA